A DNA window from Onychostoma macrolepis isolate SWU-2019 chromosome 13, ASM1243209v1, whole genome shotgun sequence contains the following coding sequences:
- the chata gene encoding choline O-acetyltransferase: protein MPVLKREQARDVGDPSGLPKLPVPPLQQTLDMYLKCMSHLIPEEQFKKTKATVEKFGAPGGMGEFLQKKLLERNENKANWVYDYWLEEMYLSNRLALPVNSSPVMVFPKQNFRSQSDTLRFAAHLISGVLEYKSLIDGRALPVDYARGQLAGTPLCMDQYNKVFTSYRLPGPKIDTLVAQKSTVMPEPEHIIVACKNQFFVLDVVINFRRLNEKDLYTQLERIRKMADIEEERLPSIGLLTSDGRTQWAEARSVLIKDSTNRDSLDMIERCLCLVCLDEPSGTELTDTNRALLMLHGGGTDKNGGNRWYDKPMQFVIGADGCCGVVCEHSPFEGIVLVQCTEYLLRYMRGSPSKLVRAASMSELPAPRRLRWKCSPDIQTFLMASADKLQRLVKNLDMNVNKFTGYGKEFIKKQKMSPDAYIQVALQFTFYRYHGRLVPTYESASIRRFQEGRVDNIRSSTPEALAFVKAMANNSKITDAEKMELLWTAIKAQTNYTILAITGMAIDNHLLGLREIAKELKLDKPELFSDTTYATSIHFILSTSQVPTTEEMFCCYGPVVPNGYGACYNPQKDHIIFCVSSFLDSAETSSDFFVKTLEGCLKEMQDLCMKCNTEAKPTDSTERVDGTTKVMKNGSKS, encoded by the exons ATGCCGGTTTTGAAAAGGGAACAAGCAAGAGATGTGGGAGATCCAAGT GGCCTCCCGAAGCTCCCAGTGCCACCCTTGCAGCAAACACTGGACATGTACCTGAAGTGCATGAGTCACCTAATACCAGAGGAGCAGTTCAAAAAGACAAAGGCGACTGTAGAGAAATTTGGAGCACCTGGCGGGATGGGAGAATTTCTTCAGAAAAAGTTACTGGAGAGAAACGAAAATAAGGCCAATTGG GTGTATGACTACTGGCTTGAAGAAATGTATTTGAGCAACAGATTAGCACTACCTGTCAACTCCAGTCCTGTGATGGTCTTTCCCAAGCAGAACTTCAGGAGTCAAAGTGACACCCTCAG ATTTGCTGCCCATCTCATTTCTGGTGTATTAGAGTATAAATCTCTTATAGATGG ACGTGCCCTCCCTGTAGACTATGCTCGTGGGCAGCTGGCCGGGACGCCCCTGTGTATGGATCAGTACAACAAGGTCTTCACCTCCTACCGTCTGCCAGGGCCAAAAATTGACACTTTAGTGGCTCAGAAGAGCACAGTTATGCCCGAGCCTGAACATATAATAGTGGCTTGTAAGAATCAG TTTTTTGTTCTTGACGTGGTGATAAACTTTCGTCGGCTGAATGAAAAAGACCTTTACACTCAGCTGGAGCGAATCAGAAAGATGGCAGACATTGAAGAGGAGCGTCTGCCTTCGATCGGTCTGCTCACATCAGATGGCAGAACACAGTGGGCCGAGGCTCGCAGTGTGCTGATCAAAG ATTCTACCAACAGGGACTCTCTGGACATGATTGAGCGCTGTCTGTGTCTGGTGTGTTTGGACGAGCCGTCTGGCACTGAACTGACAGATACCAACCGAGCTTTACTGATGCTCCACGGAGGGGGGACGGACAAAAATGGGGGCAATCGCTGGTATGACAAGCCCATGCAg TTTGTAATAGGTGCAGATGGATGCTGTGGTGTTGTATGTGAACACTCACCTTTTGAAGGAATAGTGCTTGTGCAATGTACAGAATATCTACTGAGATACAT GAGAGGAAGCCCTTCTAAGCTTGTGAGGGCAGCCAGCATGAGTGAGCTTCCTGCCCCCAGACGACTGCGCTGGAAATGCTCGCCAGATATCCAAACGTTCCTCATGGCCTCAGCAGACAAATTACAGAG ACTTGTGAAAAATCTGGACATGAATGTCAACAAATTCACTGGTTATGGCAAAGAGTTCATCAAGAAACAGAAAATGAGCCCTGATGCTTATATTCAAGTTGCCCTCCAATTTACATTTTACAG ATATCATGGACGTCTAGTGCCCACCTATGAAAGTGCATCAATACGCCGCTTTCAGGAAGGACGAGTTGACAACATTCGCTCCTCCACACCTGAGGCCTTAGCGTTTGTGAAAGCTATGGCAAATAACTCCAAAATCACT gatGCTGAGAAAATGGAGCTGCTTTGGACTGCAATTAAAGCCCAAACCAATTACACAATTCTA GCAATCACTGGGATGGCAATAGACAATCACTTGCTGGGACTGCGAGAGATTGCCAAGGAGCTGAAACTAGACAAGCCAGAGCTGTTTTCTGATACAACCTATGCCACCAGCATCCACTTTATTCTCTCTACAAGCCAG GTTCCTACCACTGAAGAGATGTTCTGCTGCTATGGTCCTGTTGTCCCTAATGGCTACGGAGCCTGCTACAATCCTCAGAAGGACCACATCATCTTCTGCGTATCAAGCTTCCTTGACAGTGCCGAGACAAGCTCAGATTTCTTTGTGAAGACTCTTGAGGGGTGCCTAAAGGAAATGCAAGATCTATGCATGAAATGCAACACTGAAGCTAAACCAACTGACTCCACAGAAAGGGTGGACGGAACTACTAAGGTAATGAAGAATGGAAGCAAGTCATAG
- the slc18a3a gene encoding probable vesicular acetylcholine transporter-A codes for MATEESGGLAQTAAVKLSEMGERTKQLGTAIQDPERQRRIILVIVCVALLLDNMLYMVIVPIVPDYLARLESESEQAHHVTGNSSNNSTQNENFDVQIGVLFASKAILQLIVNPLTGTFIDRVGYDIPLLIGLSIMFVSTCIFTFAENYATLFVARSLQGLGSAFADTSGIAMIADKFTEEGERSRALGIALAFISFGSLAAPPFGGVLYEFAGKRVPFLVLACICLADGILCLTVLKPFSSRTRENMPVGTPIYKLMIDPYIAVVAGALTTCNIPLAFLEPTIANWMEETMDSSQWEIGLTWLPAFFPHILGVYITVKLAAQYPHLQWFYGALGMVIIGASSCIVPACKNFEQLIIPLCGICFGIALVDTALLPTLAFLVDVRHVSVYGSVYAIADISYCVAYALGPIVAGNIVHNLGFAQLNLGMGLANVLYAPALLFLRNVCFMKPSHSERNMLLEEGATGLYDTIRMEERQRKKHGYSSSGNCVPIDENGTFAGQSKAFSEEEMSEPEYI; via the coding sequence ATGGCTACGGAGGAATCGGGTGGCTTGGCGCAAACCGCCGCCGTTAAACTATCAGAGATGGGGGAAAGAACTAAACAGTTAGGAACTGCGATCCAGGACCCCGAGAGACAAAGAAGGATTATTCTAGTCATTGTATGTGTGGCACTTCTTCTAGACAATATGCTTTACATGGTCATCGTGCCAATTGTGCCCGATTATTTAGCGCGCTTAGAGAGCGAATCAGAGCAGGCGCATCATGTAACGGGTAATTCTTCAAACAACAGCACGCAAAACGAGAACTTTGACGTGCAGATCGGCGTGCTTTTCGCCTCAAAAGCCATTTTGCAGCTCATTGTCAATCCTTTGACCGGAACTTTCATAGACCGAGTCGGCTATGACATCCCACTTTTAATTGGACTCAGTATCATGTTCGTCTCGACATGCATTTTTACCTTCGCCGAGAACTACGCGACTCTGTTCGTCGCGCGCAGTCTGCAAGGGCTCGGCTCGGCGTTCGCAGACACTTCTGGGATTGCCATGATCGCAGACAAGTTCACGGAGGAGGGTGAGAGAAGCCGCGCGCTGGGCATTGCCCTCGCGTTCATCTCGTTCGGAAGCCTGGCGGCGCCCCCGTTCGGAGGGGTACTGTACGAGTTCGCGGGCAAACGCGTGCCGTTCCTTGTGCTCGCCTGTATATGTTTGGCAGATGGTATACTATGCTTGACTGTCCTCAAGCCCTTTTCCAGTAGGACTAGAGAGAATATGCCGGTTGGCACCCCAATTTACAAACTAATGATTGACCCCTACATAGCAGTTGTGGCAGGAGCTTTGACCACATGTAACATCCCCCTTGCCTTCCTGGAGCCCACCATCGCCAACTGGATGGAGGAGACCATGGATTCATCCCAGTGGGAGATTGGGCTCACCTGGCTCCCGGCCTTTTTCCCTCACATATTAGGTGTTTATATCACTGTCAAGCTGGCAGCACAGTATCCACACTTGCAGTGGTTTTATGGGGCGCTTGGCATGGTCATCATTGGTGCCAGCTCTTGCATTGTGCCGGCTTGCAAAAACTTTGAGCAGCTGATAATCCCCCTGTGTGGCATTTGTTTCGGTATTGCACTGGTAGACACAGCTTTATTACCCACTCTCGCTTTTCTCGTAGACGTCCGTCACGTGTCTGTGTACGGTAGTGTATACGCTATTGCAGACATATCCTACTGTGTTGCCTACGCGCTGGGTCCCATCGTGGCCGGTAACATAGTGCACAATCTTGGTTTTGCGCAGCTTAATCTGGGCATGGGTTTGGCGAACGTACTTTACGCGCCAGCCCTGCTTTTCCTGCGCAACGTGTGCTTCATGAAACCATCTCACTCTGAGAGAAACATGTTACTGGAGGAGGGAGCCACAGGTCTGTACGACACCATCAGAATGGAGGAACGCCAAAGAAAGAAGCACGGCTACAGTTCATCCGGTAACTGCGTGCCCATCGACGAGAACGGGACATTTGCTGGACAATCAAAAGCATTCTCTGAAGAAGAGATGTCTGAGCCAGAATACATATAA